A window of uncultured Methanoregula sp. genomic DNA:
CCTTGGCATCACAACTCCTGTAATCCTCCTCTCCCGGCGGGGCCAGAACAAGATCGTGCTCCAGGAAGTCAACAACGCAACCGAGCTGATCCTCCCCAAAGGAGGGGATATCCGGGCCCCGCTCTTTGAGATGGTCAATCTCGTCAAACAGACCATGCTCCGGAAGAAAGCCGAGCGGGATGTGAAAGTCCAGAACGAGCAGCTGGCAACCATCCTCTCGGCAACCCCACTTGGCATATTCCAGATGCAGAACGGGATCCTCGGGTGGGTGAACCGCCCGTTCTTTACCATGCTCGGCACCGATGAGTCCGGACTTGTCGGGAAAAATTTCCGCACACTTTTCAGAACTGCCGAAGAGTACGAACAGGCCTGCAGGGAATTCCTGATCCGGCGGGATGCCGACGGACTCCTGCATGCGGATTGCAGGATTGTCAAAAAGGACGGATCGCTCCTTCCCTGCCATATCCAGGTCCAGCCGCTGGACTCCCGGGACGTAACAAAGGGCGGCACATTCGTTGTCACGGACAACTCCGAGCGGCAGAGGATGGCCGATCTGGTAAAAGAGAGCGAGGCCAAGTACCGCGAGATCCTCCAGAACTCCCAGAGCATCATCATTCGGATGGATACCCGGGGGAACATCACGTTCTTCAACCACTATGCCCTGACGTTCTTCGATTATGCAAGCGAGGATGTGCTCGGCAAGAACGTTGTCGGGACGATCGTGCCGGCCAAGAGCCGGGTCCAGCACGATCTCTCGATGATGGTCAATGACATGGGTTTCAATGCCGAGGGATATGCCGTCAACGTGAACGAGAATATCCGGAGAAACGGCGACCATGTCTGGATTGCCTGGATCAACAAGGCCATACGGGACGAACACGGACATATTATCGAGATCCTCTGCATTGGTCACGACATTACCGACCGGCGGCAGAAGGAGCGGGGGGAAGTGCGGATCAGCACGGATTCCTGGAAGGATACCGTGATCCTGGATACCGATGTGAAAGACGAAGTCTTCGATGCGGTCTTCCATATCTGCACGGAGATCTCTATCGAAGGCCGGGAAGGAAAGCCGGTCGGCACAACGTTTCTCATCGGCGATACGAAGAATGTGCTGGAGAAATCCCGCCAGATCATCTTAAACCCGTTCGAAGGCCACCGGCCCGAGCTCCGTGTGGTGACAAATACCGATCTCAAGGAGAATATCAAGGCCCTTGCCCAGCTGGACGGCGCCTTCGTCATCACCGGGGATGGCTTTGTCGAAGCAGTGGGCCGCTACATCACCGTTGACACGTCCAATGTGTCGCTTCCCCCGGGCATGGGAACCCGGCACAACTCGGTTGCCGCGATAACGCAGGTGACCAATACCGTAGGAATCGTGGTCTCGCAGAGCGGCGGCGGGATCACCGTCTTCAGGCACGGGCAGATACTCAAGAAAGTTACGCTGTGAGAACGCCAAATTCTCACCCGGCAGTCCTGAACCTGCCTGCTCCGGCACAGGAACCTTCATTCTGCTTTCCATTTTTCTCGTCGAGTCCCGGCATAATCCCCCTGCTGTTCTCCCGTTGTACTTCGATTCGACGACCGGTTCCCCATACGGGTGATATTTACCCTTTTTTAACCGGATCTCTGCCCGAAGCCTCGTCGCGCATGGTTTTTTTGGGAATTTCACGAATCTGTCTTTTTAAAATCCATCCCAATCCCCTGTTTTGAGCCGGGTTCAGAGTATTATGGGTGGTTGCATGCCAGTCTGGCCGAAAGACTGGCGGATATCACAATCTTTCCTCGGAAAAATAATCCGGATACTATTTTCCGGTGCAGATCAAGAGAGAAACAATAAAGACCGAAAACCCGAAATAGACAATTACGGACTGACCATCACATGAACCAGACCCTTAATGTACTTATTGTTGAGGACTCGCCCGACGATGCTACCCTTGTTGTCCTGGAACTCCAGAAAGGAGGACTTGTTGTTGCCCACGAGCGGGTCGAGACTGCCGAAGGAATGAAGGCTGCCCTTGCCCGCAAGTCCTGGGACGTCATTCTCTGCGATTACAATATCCCCAATTTCGGCGCCATGAAGGCGCTTGCCCTGGTCAAAGAGCTGGGCGTGAAACTCCCGTTCATTGTGCTGTCCGGGGTTGTGGGCGAGGAGACCGCAGTCAACACCATGCGGGCCGGTGCCCATGATTTCATTGTGAAAGGCCAGTACTCCCGGCTCGTCCCGGCCGTGAAACGCGAGATCGAGGAGTTCGAGAAGGAAAAGATTCAGGCAGAAAAGATAAAAAAACAGACCGAGGAAGCAAAGAAGCAGAAGCAGCTGGCTTTTACGATGATGATGCAGAACCCCCAGCCGCTCATCCTCGTGGATACCGATTACCACATAAAGATCGCCAACGATGCCTTCCTTGTCCTCTCCGGGATAACCGAAGAGAAGCTCCAGAGCATGAGCATCCGGGATTTCAAGGTGCTGGAGAAGAGCGGCCACAACCTCCGCGAGGCTCTTGAAACAAAGAAAGGGGTGACTGGGGATGTCAAAGTCGAGTTCCCGACCGGTATCCATTACCTTGAACAGCACACCATCCCGCTTCTCGACAAAGACGGGGCAATCGTAGCCCTGATGGCGGTCTACAACGACAATACCGAGAAACGCAAAGTCGAAGCAGCTAAAGCGGAATTCACGCAATACCAGAGCGACTATTTCAAAACCCTGTCGGAAGATCTCACCATGATGGCCAGGGGCGACCTGAACTTCAAGCTGATCCTGCCCTCCCCCAATGCGAATACCCAGGCAGCGCATGACCAGTTCGTTGTCATCAACAGCATGATCGCAAAAGTGAGGGATGCGCTCCAGCTCATGATCTCGGATGCCGACATGCTTGCTGCAGCAGCCGTTGCGGGAAAGCTGAACACCCGGGCCGATCCAACCCGGCACGAGGGGGATTATAGGAAGATCATTGTTGGCGTGAACAACACGCTCGATGCCGTTATCCGGCCGGTAAACGAAGCGCTCCGGATGTCGCAGGAATATGCCCGGCAGAACTTCTCCGCCCGCATGGATGACAACCTGCGGGTTGCCGGGGATTTCCTTGTATTCAAGGAAGCCCTCAACAGCATCGGCATCTCCGTTTCCGCCGCGGTCAAAGGTGTCAACACCGAGACTGCCCGTCTTTCGGTCTCTGCACAGGAAGCCCTCAACAGCCTCAACGAGGTAGCGTCGGCATCCGCCCATATCGCGTCCAATGCCCAGAAAGTCAATGAGAACGCTGACATGAGTGCCATGGGTGTCGAGCAGGTACTCAAGGCAATGGAGGACATGAATGCGGCAGTCGAGCAGGTCACCTCCAGCATGGAAGGCGTCTCCAACCAGGCCAAGCAGGCCAGCGATGCTTCAAAGACCGGAGCAGTCATTGCCGAAAATGTTGAGAACGGAATGGGGGACATTGCCAAATCCACGGGAACGGTATACGATATCGTTCACGATATCGAGACGCAGATGGCAAATATCTCCAAGATCGTGACGCTGATAAGCGATCTCGCCAACCAGACCAACCTGCTTGCCCTCAATGCAGCTATCGAGGCAGCAAGGGCCGGCGAGGCAGGCCGGGGATTTGCCGTTGTGGCAACCGAAGTCAAGTCCCTTGCGCAGGAATCCCGGGCCAGTGCTGAAAAGATCGAGGACATGATCTCCACGCTCAACAAATCCACCAGGGAAGCAGCGCTTGCCATGGACGATGCAAAGAACCAGGTGGTGAAGGGCACCCAGATGTCTGCAGAAGCGCTCGAAGCCTTCCGGAAGATCAAGATTGCCGCAGAAGGCGTGGCCAATGCAGCAGCTGAAGTGGCTGCGGCAAGCCAGGAGCAGGCCGCCACCGTCCAGGAGATTACGGCGAGCGTCCACGAGGTCAGCTCCAAGATCGAGAGCACGGCAAAAGAGGCAAGCAATGCTGCAGCGGCTGCCGAGGAAGCAACCGCTTCGGTGAGCGAAGTGAACCGGGTTGTTGAAAACGTCAACAAGATTGCAGACAACGTATCCCGTGAGATGGCAAAGTTCACCATCTGACGAGCGCGACGTGCGGGAACTGCCGCAGGGCAGACGATACCCGCCATATTCTTTACCCCTCTGTCCGCAGATGACTCCGGGCGGCCCTGAACCGAAACGGGATGCAGGAGGATGTTGCCGGGCCGGCTGCCTCTTTCACCTTCCGGGAGATATCCTATGACATATGACAGTGCACTGCTCCTCATCGACGATGATCCCGAGTTCCTGAATGTAAGTGTCCATTTTCTCAAAGAGCGCGGTTTCCGGGATATAACAACAACCCGGTCCTCAAAGGAAGCCCTCGCCCTCATCGGCACCCGGACTTTCGATGTCATTATCGCCGATTACGAGCTGCCCCCCGGGCAGAACAGCATCCATCTCTTAAAGACGCTGAAATCTCTGGGGAACGATACCCCGTTCATCATCTTCACGGGAAAGAGCCGGGAGGAGGTTGCAATCGAGGCGCTCAATAACGGTGCGGCCTATTACCTCCAGAAAGGCATTGAGATCGAGGTCCAGTACACAGAGCTCCACAACATGATCATGCAGCTTGCCGAGAAGAAACGGGCCAAGGAGCGGGTCCTGCGGCAGGAAGTTGAACTGCGGTTGAAGAATGAGGAACTCGAGTCGTTCTGCTATTCCATATCCCATGACCTGCGGGCCCCGCTCCGGGTGATCGACGGTTATTGTGCGTTTATCCTGGCTACCTCGGGAAGCACCCTGGACCCGTCAGTCCTGAACTATTTACAGGGAATCCAGGGTGCGAGTACCAGGATGAACACCATGATCGAGAGCCTGCTCAAATTCTCCCGCGCCGGGAGGCTTGCGCTCGACTGCCAGGAAGTGAACCTCTCAAAGATCGCATGGGAGATCATAGCCCCTCTCCGGGAGCATAACCCGGATCGACAGGTGACGGTGGACATTGAAGACGGGATGGTGGTACATGCGGACCGGACCCTCATTTCCATGGCTCTGCAGAACCTGATCGATAATGCCTGGAAATACACCGGAAAGACGAGCCCGGCCGAGATCTCCATCCGTATGAAAAAAGACAACGGACTCGCGATTATCACTATCCGCGACAACGGGGCCGGGTTCGATGCTGCAAATGCTGAAAATCTCTTCCACCCGTTCACCCGTTTCCATACGGAGTCCGAGTTCCCGGGCACCGGCATAGGGCTTGCCACCGTGCACCGGATCATCGAGCGTCATGGCGGGCGCATCTGGGCAGAGAGCCAGGCGGGAAACGGGGCCTTGTTCTCGTTCACCCTTCCGGTCTGCAGGAATCTGCCGGCCAGGAACCCCGACGCTGGTGAGTGCCCGCAGGGAGGCCCGGAAACGTGTGCTGCAAATAAATGATCCCGTTTTTATTATTATGGCAATGCGTCAGCCGTTCCAGCTGCGGTTCTCTTTCAGGCAGGAAGAGAGTTCAGCAAGCAGCGGGGCAATCTCCGGTTCACCGGATAATCTCCTGGTCATGAGTTCGGCAAGGGATCCGTTTTCGATCCTCTGTTTAATCACGGGCAGGTACCGGCGCTCGTCAGCGGTTGCATTCTCCCATGCCGCGGAGTACAGCTTCTCAAGCTCCGGCCTGAGTTCTTCGGTTCCCTTCCGGATTGCCTGATCAATTTGGTCGATCAGGACTCGCTCGTCTGCCTCAAGGGAGAGATCCCTGCACCGGACAAGGGATCTGACAAAGGCGCAGACAGCCATATCCGAATGGATACATTCCTGCTCATCCAGGGCTTTTATCTCCAGGCAGTTCCGGGAGAACCGGATGATGAGCCCCGAGGAGTTGACCCACTCCTCGCAGAGGATGCCCGCGTCACGCTCCCGCAATGCGGAATAGACCTCTTCCTGTGCTGTGCGATAATCGGCCACACTCCGGATCTCCCGGGGCAGGATGTTGTTGCAGATCTGCGGGATCTCCTTCTGGTTCTCCCGGTAATAGATGAGCCGGTTGTCGCAG
This region includes:
- a CDS encoding PAS domain S-box protein, with amino-acid sequence MISVLFIDDNTDLVIQIRTFLEKTGDMKVEPARTIKQGIEKLKGRTFDVIISCEQTADINGIEFVADMNGIEFLKYLKSLGITTPVILLSRRGQNKIVLQEVNNATELILPKGGDIRAPLFEMVNLVKQTMLRKKAERDVKVQNEQLATILSATPLGIFQMQNGILGWVNRPFFTMLGTDESGLVGKNFRTLFRTAEEYEQACREFLIRRDADGLLHADCRIVKKDGSLLPCHIQVQPLDSRDVTKGGTFVVTDNSERQRMADLVKESEAKYREILQNSQSIIIRMDTRGNITFFNHYALTFFDYASEDVLGKNVVGTIVPAKSRVQHDLSMMVNDMGFNAEGYAVNVNENIRRNGDHVWIAWINKAIRDEHGHIIEILCIGHDITDRRQKERGEVRISTDSWKDTVILDTDVKDEVFDAVFHICTEISIEGREGKPVGTTFLIGDTKNVLEKSRQIILNPFEGHRPELRVVTNTDLKENIKALAQLDGAFVITGDGFVEAVGRYITVDTSNVSLPPGMGTRHNSVAAITQVTNTVGIVVSQSGGGITVFRHGQILKKVTL
- a CDS encoding methyl-accepting chemotaxis protein encodes the protein MNQTLNVLIVEDSPDDATLVVLELQKGGLVVAHERVETAEGMKAALARKSWDVILCDYNIPNFGAMKALALVKELGVKLPFIVLSGVVGEETAVNTMRAGAHDFIVKGQYSRLVPAVKREIEEFEKEKIQAEKIKKQTEEAKKQKQLAFTMMMQNPQPLILVDTDYHIKIANDAFLVLSGITEEKLQSMSIRDFKVLEKSGHNLREALETKKGVTGDVKVEFPTGIHYLEQHTIPLLDKDGAIVALMAVYNDNTEKRKVEAAKAEFTQYQSDYFKTLSEDLTMMARGDLNFKLILPSPNANTQAAHDQFVVINSMIAKVRDALQLMISDADMLAAAAVAGKLNTRADPTRHEGDYRKIIVGVNNTLDAVIRPVNEALRMSQEYARQNFSARMDDNLRVAGDFLVFKEALNSIGISVSAAVKGVNTETARLSVSAQEALNSLNEVASASAHIASNAQKVNENADMSAMGVEQVLKAMEDMNAAVEQVTSSMEGVSNQAKQASDASKTGAVIAENVENGMGDIAKSTGTVYDIVHDIETQMANISKIVTLISDLANQTNLLALNAAIEAARAGEAGRGFAVVATEVKSLAQESRASAEKIEDMISTLNKSTREAALAMDDAKNQVVKGTQMSAEALEAFRKIKIAAEGVANAAAEVAAASQEQAATVQEITASVHEVSSKIESTAKEASNAAAAAEEATASVSEVNRVVENVNKIADNVSREMAKFTI
- a CDS encoding ATP-binding protein; protein product: MTYDSALLLIDDDPEFLNVSVHFLKERGFRDITTTRSSKEALALIGTRTFDVIIADYELPPGQNSIHLLKTLKSLGNDTPFIIFTGKSREEVAIEALNNGAAYYLQKGIEIEVQYTELHNMIMQLAEKKRAKERVLRQEVELRLKNEELESFCYSISHDLRAPLRVIDGYCAFILATSGSTLDPSVLNYLQGIQGASTRMNTMIESLLKFSRAGRLALDCQEVNLSKIAWEIIAPLREHNPDRQVTVDIEDGMVVHADRTLISMALQNLIDNAWKYTGKTSPAEISIRMKKDNGLAIITIRDNGAGFDAANAENLFHPFTRFHTESEFPGTGIGLATVHRIIERHGGRIWAESQAGNGALFSFTLPVCRNLPARNPDAGECPQGGPETCAANK
- a CDS encoding glutamate-cysteine ligase family protein, translated to MTIGTEHEYSINDSRFRPLPVSDRILKSICGRFESEIPFGDVNLGKELQKTVLEFVPRAPAMDLLDLETRIQRGISKFYHIFPDQYQLLGLGMHPTLRLDETCVWDHDEGEYYEVYDRLFTIRQHGWLNIQALQINLSYDSERDLVRTHNRIRSLLPYLIAVTASSPMVEGHLTGSCDNRLIYYRENQKEIPQICNNILPREIRSVADYRTAQEEVYSALRERDAGILCEEWVNSSGLIIRFSRNCLEIKALDEQECIHSDMAVCAFVRSLVRCRDLSLEADERVLIDQIDQAIRKGTEELRPELEKLYSAAWENATADERRYLPVIKQRIENGSLAELMTRRLSGEPEIAPLLAELSSCLKENRSWNG